From a single Larus michahellis chromosome 18, bLarMic1.1, whole genome shotgun sequence genomic region:
- the LOC141732729 gene encoding olfactory receptor 4N5-like has protein sequence MDHENYTVVTEFILLGLSQNHEVQMILFLFFLLFYMIILPGNILIILTVQGDSQLGSPMYFFLANLAFLDICYSSVTPPKMLADFFSHQKTISYSACMAQLFFLHFLGAAEAFLLMVMAYDRYVAICKPLHYNRLVNRGICCVLVGATWGGGFIHGITLFGLSIHLPLCGPNILDNFFCDVHQLVKLACANTYIVELLMFLNNGVVIIMCFILLLISYTVLLLKLWTRSSKAKNKVASTCVSHIIVVSVMCGPAIYIYGLPFQAVPKEKVVAVFHTVIFPLTNPMIYTLRNKEIKDSMWKLVSKYIF, from the coding sequence ATGGATCACGAGAACTATACAGTAGTTACAGAGTTTATTTTGTTGGGATTGTCCCAAAACCATGAAGTCCAGATGATTCTCTTCTTGTTCTTCCTGCTCTTCTATATGATCATTCTGCCAGGCAACATCCTTATCATTCTCACAGTTCAGGGGGATTCCCAACTGGGATCACCCATGTATTTTTTCCTGGCCAATTTGGCATTCTTGGACATCTGCTACAGTTCTGTGACCCCACCCAAAATGTTGGCTGACTTTTTCTCACACCAGAAGACCATCTCCTACAGTGCCTGCATGGCCcagcttttcttcctccacttccTGGGAGCAGCTGAAGCTTTCCTGCTCAtggtcatggcctatgaccgttATGTAGCCATTTGCAAACCTCTTCATTACAACAGGCTTGTGAACAGGGGGATATGCTGTGTCCTGGTTGGAGCTACATGGGGTGGGGGCTTCATCCATGGCATCACTCTATTTGGTCTCAGCATCCACCTTCCCTTATGTGGTCCCAACATCCTGGACAACTTCTTCTGTGATGTCCATCAGTTGGTCAAGTTGGCCTGTGCCAACACTTACATAGTGGAGCTTTTGATGTTCCTCAACAACGGAGTTGTTATCATTATGTGCTTTATACTTCTCCTAATCTCCTACACTGTCCTGCTGCTGAAGCTCTGGACACGGTCCTCCAAGGCAAAGAACAAAGTAGCCTCCACCTGTGTTTCCCACATCATTGTGGTTTCTGTCATGTGTGGCCCAGCGATATATATCTATGGTTTACCCTTCCAAGCTGTcccaaaagaaaaagttgttgcTGTTTTCCATACAGTCATCTTCCCCTTGACTAATCCCATGATCTATACGTTGCGTAACAAGGAGATCAAGGACTCTATGTGGAAGCTGGTcagcaaatacatattttag